The following coding sequences are from one Clostridiales bacterium window:
- a CDS encoding RluA family pseudouridine synthase: protein MEKIIITANEANQRLDRFLRKYLKNVPLSGIYEIIRKKRVKVNGKGKPSNYRLNEGDMVELFFEGKMDASDGIRKSGMDFTVLYEDGNIMAVDKPAGLITHPDKNHKDNTLTDQVLYYLYGKNEYSPENEITFRPAAVNRLDINTGGIVLFAKNYLSLQNLNMMIRERYINKYYLCIVKGILKGEQDIEAYLLKDEKSNMVDVSPKKEKGGKYIHTYIKTIKTGDKFTLAQIGLITGRSHQIRAQLKEIGHPIIGDIKYGDETSNDYFKKNYGLHSQFLYAYKIAIERGCGNLDYLSGKEIYSKLPPDLNKITMDLFHMEY from the coding sequence AAATAATAAGGAAGAAAAGAGTAAAGGTAAATGGGAAAGGGAAACCGTCGAATTACAGGCTGAATGAAGGGGACATGGTGGAACTTTTCTTTGAAGGCAAAATGGATGCAAGCGATGGAATAAGAAAATCCGGCATGGATTTTACCGTGCTTTATGAAGACGGCAATATTATGGCAGTCGATAAACCCGCCGGGCTTATAACTCATCCAGATAAAAATCATAAAGATAATACGCTGACCGACCAGGTTTTATACTATTTATACGGGAAAAATGAATATTCCCCGGAAAATGAAATCACATTCAGACCTGCCGCTGTAAACAGACTTGATATAAACACCGGAGGTATAGTTCTGTTTGCAAAAAATTATTTATCGCTGCAGAATTTAAATATGATGATAAGAGAAAGATATATAAATAAATATTATTTATGCATTGTCAAGGGAATTTTAAAGGGTGAACAGGATATTGAAGCATACCTTTTAAAGGACGAAAAAAGCAACATGGTCGATGTATCGCCAAAGAAGGAAAAAGGCGGTAAATATATACATACGTATATAAAAACCATAAAAACAGGCGATAAATTTACTTTGGCGCAAATAGGCTTGATAACTGGGAGGAGCCACCAGATAAGGGCGCAGCTGAAAGAGATAGGGCATCCTATAATCGGCGATATAAAATATGGAGATGAAACTTCAAATGATTATTTTAAAAAAAATTATGGCTTGCACAGCCAGTTTTTATATGCATACAAGATTGCAATAGAAAGAGGATGCGGAAATCTCGATTATTTAAGCGGAAAAGAAATATATTCAAAGCTTCCGCCGGATTTAAACAAAATAACCATGGATTTATTCCACATGGAGTATTAA